Proteins encoded within one genomic window of Cucumis sativus cultivar 9930 chromosome 3, Cucumber_9930_V3, whole genome shotgun sequence:
- the LOC101221944 gene encoding uncharacterized protein LOC101221944 → MAATATSIAALWSLRRAAQFSSFRRPLALNLNRLCFNEARFPSSPLGTSGICQLVQAVKGDIDVLLNGVGDKGVIVDVKQILVMAKRSLSRREVLHTNFLTPPVVKESMLAIQKLADVKAIAQGGYPEAERCRISVGHADELTSDPDIISALSITGNFTFHPCSHGDFLGSILGTGIAREKLGDIMLQEETGAQVVIVPELVDFLISSLRKVGNVTVSCTRIPLTALEYEPPKTKTFKTIEASLRVDAIASAGFKISRSKLVDLISSGDVRVNWTSITKNGTILKTGDIVSVSGKGRLKIGEINSTKKGKFAVELIRYV, encoded by the exons ATGGCCGCAACGGCAACGAGCATTGCAGCTCTGTGGAGTTTAAGAAGGGCGGCTCAGTTTTCGAGTTTCCGAAGACCCCTTGCCCTTAATCTCAATAGGCTCTGCTTTAACGAGGCCCGGTTTCCCTCTTCTCCTCTGGGGACCTCAG GAATATGCCAATTAGTGCAAGCTGTAAAGGGAGATATTGATGTTTTACTCAATGGAGTTGGAGATAAAGGTGTTATTGTAGACGTGAAACAAATTCTTGTGATG GCTAAACGTTCATTATCAAGACGAGAAGTTCTCCATACAAACTTTCTTACCCCACCTGTGGTGAAAGAGTCAATGCTAGCTATACAAAAATTAGCTGACGTGAAAGCAATAGCTCAGGGAGGATACCCAGAG GCAGAGCGCTGCCGGATTTCTGTTGGTCATGCAGATGAACTAACAAGTGATCCAGACATAATTTCAGCATTGAG tATCACAGGAAATTTTACGTTTCACCCTTGTTCACATGGGGACTTCCTTGGATCAATTCTTGGTACTGGCATTGCTAGAGAAAAGCTTGGTGATATCATGCTCCAG GAAGAAACGGGAGCTCAAGTAGTCATTGTTCCAGAGCTTGTTGACTTCCTGATATCATCACTGCGCAAG GTTGGCAATGTCACAGTTTCTTGTACGAGGATTCCATTGACAGCTCTTGAATATGAACCACCGAA GACTAAGACATTTAAAACCATTGAGGCATCTCTTAGGGTAGATGCTATAGCAAGTGCTGGATTCAAGATTTCAAGATCTAAACTAGTGGATTTAATCAG TAGCGGGGATGTTCGTGTCAATTGGACGTCAATTACAAAAAATGGAACCATTTTAAAGACTGGCGATATTGTTTCTGTTAGTGGCAAAGGGAGACTAAAG ATTGGAGAaataaattcaacaaaaaagggaaaatttgCTGTTGAGCTTATCAGATATGTGTAA